One genomic window of Salvelinus alpinus chromosome 17, SLU_Salpinus.1, whole genome shotgun sequence includes the following:
- the LOC139542051 gene encoding chemokine-like protein TAFA-5 → MKRLSAGGGASLCCLLLLWVIYSHRLREGQLAVGTCEIVMLNRDSSVPRCTIARQTARCACRRGQIAGTTKARPACVDVRIVRSRQWCEMAPCLEGEMCGLLFNRSGWTCTKGSGHIKTVTPLPKEPS, encoded by the exons ATGAAGAGGCTCTCGGCAGGTGGAGGAGCGTCACTCTGCTGTCTGCTGCTCCTGTGGGTCATCTACTCCCATCGCCTGAGAGAGG GCCAGTTGGCTGTGGGCACCTGTGAGATTGTGATGCTCAACAGAGACAGCAGCGTGCCAAGATGCACCATCGCCCGTCAGACTGCCCGCTGTGCCTGCAGGAGAGGCCAGATCGCTGGCACCACGAAGGCCAGGCCAGCCTGCGTCGACG tgCGTATCGTAAGGAGTAGACAGTGGTGTGAGATGGCACCCTGCTTGGAGGGAGAGATGTGCGGCCTCCTCTTCAACCGCTCTGGTTGGACCTGTACCAAAGGCAGTGGCCACATCAAGACAGTCACG